A part of Dryobates pubescens isolate bDryPub1 chromosome 3, bDryPub1.pri, whole genome shotgun sequence genomic DNA contains:
- the YWHAQ gene encoding 14-3-3 protein theta produces the protein MDKTELIQKAKLAEQAERYDDMASCMKAVTEQGAELSNEERNLLSVAYKNVVGGRRSAWRVISSIEQKTDAGDKKLQLIKDYREKVEAELRSICTTVLELLDKFLIANASSPESKVFYLKMKGDYFRYLAEVACGDDRKQTIESSQGAYQEAFDISKKEMQPTHPIRLGLALNFSVFYYEILNNPELACTLAKTAFDEAIAELDTLNEDSYKDSTLIMQLLRDNLTLWTSDSAGEECDAAEGAEN, from the exons ATGGACAAGACGGAGCTGATCCAGAAGGCGAAGCTGGCGGAGCAGGCGGAGCGCTACGACGACATGGCCTCCTGCATGAAGGCGGTGACCGAGCAGGGCGCGGAGCTGTCCAACGAGGAGCGCAACCTGCTCTCCGTCGCCTACAAGAACGTGGTGGGCGGGCGGCGCTCCGCCTGGAGGGTGATCAGCAGCATCGAGCAGAAGACCGACGCCGGCGACAAGAAGCTGCAGCTCATCAAGGACTACCGCGAGAAGGTGGAGGCCGAGCTCAGGTCCATCTGCACCACCGTGCTG gagctgctggacaagTTCCTGATAGCCAACGCCAGCAGCCCCGAGAGCAAAGTCTTCTACCTGAAGATGAAGGGAGACTACTTCCGGTACCTGGCCGAGGTGGCCTGCGGGGACGACAGGAAGC AGACCATCGAGAGCTCGCAGGGAGCCTACCAGGAGGCCTTTGACATCAGCAAGAAGGAGATGCAGCCCACGCACCCCATCCGCCTGGGGCTGGCCCTCAACTTCTCCGTCTTCTACTACGAGATCCTCAACAACCCCGAGCTGGCCTGCACCCTGGCCAAGACa GCGTTCGATGAGGCCATCGCAGAGCTGGATACACTGAATGAAGACTCCTACAAAGACAGCACTCTCATCATGCAGCTGCTTAGGGACAACCTCACA